In the Streptomyces sp. cg36 genome, one interval contains:
- a CDS encoding NlpC/P60 family protein, translating to MASHRRPKPASRTRVTVLTATAAAAVALTSQAAHADPKPSKSEVKSKVDKLYEEAEQATEKYNGAKEKQTELEKQVGQLQDKVARGQDELNKLRDGLGSMASAQYRSGGIDPSVQLFLSANPDDFLDKASSLDQLSAKQTEALQKIQEKQRSLAQERKEAQDKLKDLADTRQELGTKKAETQSKLAAAQKLLNSLTAAEKASLAADDARANRANERADLGHEVPASQRGAAALSAAQTQIGKPYVYGATGTASFDCSGLTSWAYRQAGISIPRTSQEQANAGTRIGRSELKPGDLVLFYGDLHHVGLYAGNGQVLHAPKPGANVRYEAMGNMPFQFGVRIS from the coding sequence GTGGCGTCCCACCGTCGACCCAAGCCCGCGAGCCGTACCCGCGTGACCGTGCTCACCGCTACCGCCGCCGCGGCCGTCGCCCTCACGTCCCAGGCCGCGCACGCGGACCCGAAGCCGTCGAAGAGCGAAGTCAAGTCCAAGGTCGACAAGCTCTACGAAGAGGCCGAGCAGGCGACCGAGAAGTACAACGGCGCCAAGGAGAAGCAGACCGAGCTGGAGAAGCAGGTCGGCCAGCTCCAGGACAAGGTGGCCCGCGGCCAGGACGAGCTGAACAAGCTCCGCGACGGCCTGGGTTCGATGGCGTCGGCGCAGTACCGCTCGGGCGGCATCGACCCCTCGGTCCAGCTCTTCCTCTCCGCGAACCCGGACGACTTCCTGGACAAGGCGTCCTCCCTGGACCAGCTGAGCGCCAAGCAGACCGAGGCGCTCCAGAAGATCCAGGAGAAGCAGCGCAGCCTGGCGCAGGAGCGCAAGGAGGCCCAGGACAAGCTGAAGGACCTCGCGGACACCCGCCAGGAGCTCGGCACCAAGAAGGCCGAGACCCAGTCCAAGCTGGCCGCCGCGCAGAAGCTCCTCAACTCCCTGACGGCCGCCGAGAAGGCGTCGCTCGCCGCCGACGACGCCCGCGCCAACCGCGCCAACGAGCGCGCCGACCTCGGCCACGAGGTGCCCGCATCGCAGCGCGGCGCCGCGGCCCTCTCCGCCGCCCAGACCCAGATAGGCAAGCCGTACGTGTACGGCGCCACCGGCACCGCCTCGTTCGACTGCTCCGGACTCACCTCCTGGGCCTACCGCCAGGCGGGCATCTCCATTCCGCGCACCTCGCAGGAGCAGGCCAACGCGGGCACCCGCATCGGCCGCAGCGAGCTCAAGCCGGGCGACCTGGTCCTGTTCTACGGCGACCTGCACCACGTCGGCCTCTACGCGGGCAACGGCCAGGTGCTGCACGCCCCCAAGCCGGGCGCCAACGTCCGCTACGAGGCCATGGGCAACATGCCGTTCCAGTTCGGCGTCCGCATCAGCTGA
- a CDS encoding NlpC/P60 family protein gives MASHRRPTQSGVSQSARVTVLSAAAATAAAAFAAPAAADPGQPGKARVDRLFAQAEEATEQYNQADERADRLRREISQAQDSVARGQERINRMRGALGAIAGAQYRSGGLDPSLALLLSEDPDSYLDKAAALDRLGERQSAELRELHQEQRRIGQQRTEATRKLAELERSRAEVARHKRTVESKLAEARRVLNALPEVERAAFDRASRSGRGALPDLSGAVPASGRAAAAVAAARQAVGKPYVWGANGPSGFDCSGLMQWSYAHAGVGLPRTSQAQRFAGRRVPLSEARPGDLVAYRADASHIAMYVGNGQVIHAPYPGAPVRYDPVGMMPVSSVTRV, from the coding sequence GTGGCGTCCCATCGCCGTCCCACGCAGTCCGGGGTCTCCCAGAGCGCGCGGGTCACCGTCCTGTCCGCCGCGGCGGCCACCGCCGCCGCGGCCTTCGCGGCCCCGGCCGCCGCCGACCCGGGCCAACCCGGCAAGGCACGGGTCGACCGGCTCTTCGCCCAGGCCGAGGAGGCGACCGAGCAGTACAACCAGGCCGACGAACGCGCCGACCGGCTGCGCCGCGAGATCAGCCAGGCGCAGGACAGCGTGGCCCGCGGCCAGGAGCGGATCAACCGCATGCGCGGCGCGCTCGGCGCCATCGCGGGCGCCCAGTACCGCTCGGGCGGCCTGGACCCCTCGCTGGCGCTGCTGCTCTCCGAGGACCCGGACAGCTATCTCGACAAGGCCGCCGCCCTCGACCGGCTCGGCGAGCGCCAGAGCGCCGAGCTGCGCGAACTCCACCAGGAACAGCGCCGGATCGGCCAGCAGCGCACCGAGGCCACCCGCAAGCTCGCCGAGCTGGAGCGCAGCCGGGCCGAGGTCGCCCGGCACAAGCGCACCGTCGAGTCCAAGCTCGCCGAGGCCCGCCGGGTGCTCAACGCGCTGCCCGAGGTCGAGCGCGCCGCCTTCGACCGGGCCTCGCGCTCCGGCCGCGGCGCGCTGCCGGACCTGTCCGGGGCGGTGCCCGCCTCCGGGCGCGCGGCGGCGGCGGTGGCGGCGGCCCGCCAGGCGGTGGGCAAGCCGTACGTGTGGGGCGCCAACGGGCCCTCCGGCTTCGACTGCTCGGGCCTGATGCAGTGGTCCTACGCGCACGCGGGCGTCGGCCTGCCGCGCACCTCGCAGGCGCAGCGGTTCGCCGGACGCCGGGTGCCGCTCTCCGAGGCGCGCCCCGGCGATCTGGTCGCCTACCGCGCCGACGCCAGCCACATCGCGATGTACGTGGGCAACGGGCAGGTCATCCACGCCCCCTACCCGGGCGCGCCGGTGCGCTACGACCCGGTGGGCATGATGCCCGTCTCCTCGGTCACCCGCGTGTGA
- a CDS encoding glycosyltransferase 87 family protein, protein MAAVFAVTRSLLLLCVFRVLVLPGPDVTSDVSVIYQGWYEVLKTGTYPLDDVTWQYPPAAALAVLSPAALPFLDYASAFFVLALLADAAVLLLLRYAAERPGRSRAGAWAWVWGVPLLGPTAYARYDLMVTAVAVAALLAGVRRPRALGALAAFGALLKVWPVLLLARAPRRAWAAAAVTAGAFLLLCHAVAPGAFAFLAFQRDRGTEVESMGALVFHLARQLGWPGRVQLNYGSVEFLGPYVPLVSAAAMGLTLAAFGWLLVWRVRAVRTGPATLADAAFTAVLLFTATSRVISPQYLIWLIGLAAVCLLHRDTALVRPVRLVLAAAGATLLEFPLLFSHVVASDWLGVLLLLVRNGLLAVASVSACRALWRSTVPGPALPLQPVRTRVFSTLTR, encoded by the coding sequence ATGGCCGCGGTGTTCGCCGTGACCCGCTCGCTGCTGCTGCTCTGCGTCTTCCGGGTGCTGGTCCTGCCCGGCCCGGACGTCACCAGCGACGTGTCGGTCATCTACCAGGGCTGGTACGAGGTGCTGAAGACCGGCACCTACCCGCTGGACGACGTGACCTGGCAGTACCCGCCCGCCGCGGCGCTGGCGGTCCTGTCCCCCGCGGCCCTGCCCTTCCTCGACTACGCCTCGGCCTTCTTCGTCCTCGCCCTGCTCGCCGACGCCGCGGTCCTCCTCCTGCTGCGGTACGCGGCCGAGCGGCCCGGCCGCTCGCGCGCGGGGGCCTGGGCCTGGGTGTGGGGCGTACCGCTGCTCGGCCCCACCGCGTACGCGCGCTACGACCTGATGGTGACGGCCGTCGCGGTGGCCGCGCTGCTGGCCGGGGTGCGCCGCCCCCGGGCGCTGGGCGCGCTCGCCGCGTTCGGCGCGCTGCTCAAGGTCTGGCCGGTGCTGCTGCTCGCCCGGGCGCCCCGCCGGGCGTGGGCGGCGGCGGCCGTGACGGCCGGCGCGTTCCTGCTGCTGTGCCACGCGGTGGCGCCCGGCGCGTTCGCCTTCCTCGCCTTCCAGCGCGACCGGGGCACCGAGGTCGAGTCGATGGGCGCGCTCGTCTTCCATCTGGCCCGCCAGCTGGGCTGGCCGGGGCGGGTGCAGCTGAACTACGGGTCGGTGGAGTTCCTCGGGCCGTACGTGCCGCTGGTGTCGGCCGCGGCGATGGGGCTCACCCTGGCGGCGTTCGGCTGGCTGCTGGTGTGGCGGGTGCGCGCCGTGCGCACCGGCCCGGCCACCCTCGCGGACGCCGCGTTCACCGCCGTCCTGCTCTTCACCGCCACCAGCCGGGTGATCAGCCCGCAGTACCTGATCTGGCTGATCGGTCTGGCGGCGGTGTGCCTGCTGCACCGGGACACCGCGCTGGTCCGGCCCGTCCGGCTGGTGCTGGCCGCCGCCGGGGCCACCCTGCTCGAATTCCCGCTGCTGTTCTCGCACGTGGTGGCGAGCGACTGGCTCGGGGTGCTGCTGCTGCTCGTACGCAACGGGCTGCTGGCGGTGGCGTCGGTGAGCGCCTGCCGCGCGCTGTGGCGCTCCACCGTGCCCGGCCCCGCCCTGCCCCTCCAGCCGGTGCGCACCCGGGTGTTCTCCACGCTCACCCGCTGA
- a CDS encoding glycosyltransferase family 4 protein produces the protein MHKTLIVTNDFPPRPGGIQAFLHNMALRLDPERIVVYASTWKRSKEGVEATAAFDAEQPFTVVRDRTTMLLPTPRVTRRAAGLLKEHGCSSVWFGAAAPLGLMAPALRRAGAERLVATTHGHEAGWAQLPAARQLLRRIGEGTDTVTYLGEYTRSRIAGALTGRAADRMVQLPPGVDEKTFHPGSGGDAVRERLGLADRPVVVCVSRLVPRKGQDTLILAMPAILARVPDAVLLIVGGGPYEKELRGLARETGVADSVRFTGPVPWAELPAHYGAGDVFAMPCRTRRGGLDVEGLGIVYLEASATGLPVVAGDSGGAPDAVLDGETGWVVRGGVPEESADRIVTLLQDPELRRRMGERGRVWVEEKWRWDLLAEKLRLLL, from the coding sequence ATGCACAAGACCCTGATCGTGACCAATGACTTCCCGCCGCGCCCCGGTGGCATCCAGGCGTTCCTGCACAACATGGCGCTGCGGCTGGACCCCGAGCGGATCGTCGTCTACGCGTCCACCTGGAAGCGGAGCAAGGAGGGCGTCGAGGCGACCGCCGCGTTCGACGCCGAACAGCCCTTCACCGTGGTCCGCGACCGCACCACCATGCTGCTGCCCACGCCCCGGGTGACCCGGCGCGCGGCCGGGCTGCTCAAGGAGCACGGCTGCTCCTCGGTGTGGTTCGGGGCGGCGGCGCCGCTCGGCCTGATGGCGCCCGCGCTGCGCCGGGCGGGCGCCGAGCGCCTGGTGGCCACCACCCACGGGCACGAGGCCGGCTGGGCCCAGCTGCCCGCCGCCCGGCAGCTGCTGCGGCGGATCGGCGAGGGCACCGACACGGTCACCTACCTCGGTGAGTACACCCGGTCCCGGATCGCCGGGGCGCTCACCGGGCGCGCCGCCGACCGGATGGTGCAACTGCCGCCCGGCGTCGACGAGAAGACCTTCCACCCGGGCTCCGGCGGCGACGCCGTGCGCGAACGGCTCGGGCTCGCCGACCGGCCGGTGGTGGTGTGCGTCTCGCGGCTGGTGCCGCGCAAGGGGCAGGACACGCTGATCCTCGCGATGCCCGCGATCCTGGCACGGGTGCCGGACGCGGTGCTGCTGATCGTGGGGGGCGGGCCGTACGAGAAGGAGCTGCGCGGGCTGGCGCGGGAGACCGGGGTCGCGGACTCGGTCCGCTTCACCGGGCCCGTCCCCTGGGCCGAACTGCCCGCGCACTACGGTGCGGGCGACGTCTTCGCGATGCCGTGCCGCACCCGGCGGGGCGGGCTCGACGTGGAGGGCCTGGGCATCGTCTACCTGGAGGCGTCGGCGACCGGGCTGCCGGTGGTCGCGGGCGACTCCGGCGGCGCGCCCGACGCGGTCCTCGACGGCGAGACCGGCTGGGTGGTGCGCGGAGGAGTGCCGGAGGAGTCGGCCGACCGGATCGTGACGCTGCTCCAGGATCCGGAGCTGCGGCGCCGTATGGGGGAGCGGGGGAGGGTCTGGGTGGAGGAGAAGTGGCGCTGGGACCTCTTGGCGGAGAAGCTGCGCCTACTGCTCTGA
- a CDS encoding GMC oxidoreductase, with translation MTPKLTRRHLLGLGALQTAALLGLPRITLTPARAAQAQDAAYTPALVIGSGYGAAVAALRLGRAGVPTLVLEMGRLWDAPAQDGKVFCSTSAPDQRSMWFRTRTEAPLATFLWLDVVNRDISPYPGVLDRVDHGDMSVYVGRGVGGGSLVNGGMAVTPRRDYFAEVLPQVDAAEMYATYFPRANAMLGVNSVDPAWFESTEWYKFARTSRKAAQNTGLKTVFVPNVYDFGYMQREAAGTAARSALAGEVIYGNNYGKKSVDKTYLAAALGTGNVTIDTLHHVRAIHRQGDGTYVVTADRTDLTGKVVETREIGCGRLFLGAGSLGTTELLVRARETGALPALDPAVGTGWGPNGNIMTARANHVWDTVGANEATMPALGIDDWDNPANPVFAEIAPLPMGFEHWVSLYLAITKNPQRGTFSYDRATDSVKLDWTRAQNQPAVDATRRLFDRINFKNATIYRYDLFGNNTPFADDFCYHPLGGCPLGRATDAYGRVKGYPGLYVTDGSLVPGSIGVNPFVTITALAERNLERVLAEDFPG, from the coding sequence ATGACACCAAAACTGACGCGCCGTCACCTCCTGGGCCTCGGCGCCCTCCAGACGGCCGCACTCCTGGGCCTCCCCAGAATCACCCTCACCCCCGCCCGCGCCGCGCAGGCGCAGGACGCCGCCTACACCCCCGCCCTGGTCATCGGCTCCGGCTACGGCGCCGCCGTGGCCGCGCTCCGGCTCGGCCGGGCCGGGGTCCCGACCCTCGTCCTGGAGATGGGGCGGCTCTGGGACGCCCCCGCCCAGGACGGCAAGGTCTTCTGCTCGACCTCCGCACCGGACCAGCGCTCCATGTGGTTCCGCACCCGCACCGAGGCCCCGCTCGCCACCTTCCTCTGGCTCGATGTAGTCAACCGGGACATCAGCCCGTACCCCGGGGTCCTGGACCGGGTCGACCACGGCGACATGTCGGTCTACGTGGGCCGCGGCGTCGGCGGCGGCTCACTGGTCAACGGCGGCATGGCCGTCACCCCCCGCCGCGACTACTTCGCGGAGGTCCTGCCCCAGGTGGACGCCGCCGAGATGTACGCCACGTACTTCCCGCGCGCCAACGCCATGCTCGGCGTCAACTCCGTGGACCCGGCCTGGTTCGAGTCCACCGAGTGGTACAAGTTCGCCCGCACCTCCCGCAAGGCCGCCCAGAACACCGGTCTGAAGACGGTCTTCGTGCCCAACGTCTACGACTTCGGCTACATGCAGCGCGAAGCCGCGGGCACCGCCGCCAGGTCCGCGCTCGCGGGCGAGGTCATCTACGGCAACAACTACGGCAAGAAGTCCGTGGACAAGACCTACCTCGCCGCGGCTCTCGGCACCGGCAACGTCACCATCGACACCCTCCACCACGTCCGCGCGATCCACCGCCAGGGCGACGGCACGTACGTGGTCACCGCCGACCGCACCGACCTGACCGGCAAGGTCGTGGAGACCCGCGAGATCGGCTGCGGCAGGCTCTTCCTCGGCGCGGGCAGCCTCGGCACCACCGAACTGCTGGTGCGGGCCCGCGAGACGGGCGCCCTGCCCGCCCTGGACCCGGCCGTCGGCACCGGCTGGGGGCCCAACGGCAACATCATGACGGCCCGCGCCAACCACGTCTGGGACACGGTCGGCGCCAACGAGGCCACCATGCCCGCCCTCGGCATCGACGACTGGGACAACCCCGCCAACCCCGTCTTCGCCGAGATCGCCCCGCTGCCGATGGGCTTCGAGCACTGGGTGAGCCTGTACCTGGCGATCACCAAGAACCCGCAGCGCGGCACCTTCTCGTACGACCGGGCGACCGACTCGGTGAAGCTCGACTGGACGCGGGCGCAGAACCAGCCCGCCGTGGACGCGACCCGCAGGCTCTTCGACCGGATCAACTTCAAGAACGCGACGATCTACCGGTACGACCTGTTCGGCAACAACACGCCGTTCGCGGACGACTTCTGCTACCACCCGCTCGGCGGCTGTCCGCTGGGGCGGGCGACCGACGCGTACGGCAGGGTCAAGGGGTATCCGGGGCTCTACGTCACCGACGGGTCGCTGGTGCCGGGCTCCATCGGGGTCAACCCGTTCGTCACCATCACCGCGCTCGCCGAGCGCAACCTGGAGCGGGTCCTGGCCGAGGACTTCCCCGGCTAG
- a CDS encoding long-chain fatty acid--CoA ligase gives MREFSLPALYEVPTDGNLTDLIRRNAAQHPDVAVMGRKIAGRWTDVTATQFLAEVRGVAKGLIAAGVEPGDRVALLSRTRYEWVLLDFAIWSAGGVTVPVYETSSPEQIQWILGDSGATLCVVESGAHQESVASVQAALPALKGVWQLEADAVAQLTASGSDISDELLDQRMSSAHADDPATIVYTSGTTGRPKGCVLTHRAFFAECGNVVERLKPLFRTGECSVLLFLPAAHVFGRLVEVASVMAPIKLGCVPDIKNLTDELAAFRPTLILGVPRVFEKVYNAARAKAQADGKGAIFDKAAHTAIAYSRALGTPQGPSIGLRIKHKVFDRLVFSKLRAVLGGKGEYAISGGAPLGERLGHFYRGIGFTVLEGYGLTESCAATAFNPWDRQKIGTVGQPLPGSVVRIADDGEVLLHGEHLFNGYWNNDAATAEALADGWFHTGDIGTLDEDGYLAITGRKKEIIVTAGGKNVAPAVIEDRIRAHALVAECMVVGDGRPFVGALVTLDEEFLAHWAADHGKPAGSTAASLREDAELLAEVQRAVDDGNAAVSKAESVRKFRVLTSQFTEEAGHITPSLKLKRNVVAKDFADEIEAIYTH, from the coding sequence TTGCGCGAGTTCAGCCTTCCGGCCCTGTACGAGGTCCCCACGGACGGCAACCTGACGGATCTGATCCGCCGCAATGCCGCTCAGCACCCCGATGTCGCGGTCATGGGCCGCAAGATCGCGGGACGCTGGACCGATGTCACCGCCACCCAGTTCCTCGCCGAGGTCCGCGGGGTGGCCAAGGGCCTGATCGCCGCCGGCGTGGAGCCGGGCGACCGGGTGGCCCTGCTCTCCCGCACCCGCTACGAGTGGGTGCTGCTGGACTTCGCCATCTGGAGCGCGGGCGGCGTCACCGTCCCCGTGTACGAGACCAGCTCGCCCGAGCAGATCCAGTGGATCCTCGGCGACTCCGGCGCCACCCTGTGCGTCGTGGAGTCCGGGGCCCACCAGGAGTCCGTCGCCTCCGTCCAGGCCGCGCTGCCCGCCCTCAAGGGCGTCTGGCAGCTGGAGGCGGACGCGGTGGCCCAGCTGACCGCGTCCGGCTCGGACATCTCGGACGAGCTGCTCGACCAGCGGATGTCCTCGGCGCACGCGGACGACCCGGCGACCATCGTCTACACCTCCGGCACCACCGGCCGCCCCAAGGGCTGTGTGCTGACCCACCGCGCCTTCTTCGCGGAGTGCGGCAACGTGGTGGAGCGCCTCAAGCCGCTCTTCCGCACCGGCGAGTGCTCGGTCCTGCTCTTCCTGCCCGCCGCCCACGTCTTCGGACGGCTGGTCGAGGTGGCGTCCGTGATGGCGCCGATCAAGCTCGGCTGCGTACCGGACATCAAGAACCTCACCGACGAGCTGGCCGCGTTCCGCCCGACGCTGATCCTCGGCGTGCCGCGGGTCTTCGAGAAGGTCTACAACGCGGCCCGGGCCAAGGCGCAGGCCGACGGCAAGGGCGCGATCTTCGACAAGGCCGCCCACACCGCGATCGCCTACAGCCGCGCGCTCGGCACCCCCCAGGGCCCCTCGATCGGCCTGCGGATCAAGCACAAGGTCTTCGACAGGCTGGTCTTCAGCAAGCTGCGCGCGGTGCTCGGCGGCAAGGGCGAGTACGCCATCTCCGGCGGCGCCCCGCTGGGCGAGCGGCTCGGCCACTTCTACCGGGGCATCGGCTTCACGGTCCTGGAGGGGTACGGCCTCACGGAGTCCTGCGCCGCGACCGCGTTCAACCCGTGGGACCGGCAGAAGATCGGCACGGTCGGCCAGCCGCTGCCGGGCTCCGTGGTGCGGATCGCGGACGACGGCGAGGTGCTGCTCCACGGCGAGCACCTGTTCAACGGGTACTGGAACAACGACGCGGCGACCGCCGAGGCGCTGGCCGACGGCTGGTTCCACACCGGCGACATCGGCACCCTGGACGAGGACGGCTACCTCGCCATCACCGGCCGCAAGAAGGAGATCATCGTGACGGCGGGCGGCAAGAACGTCGCCCCGGCGGTGATCGAGGACCGCATCCGGGCGCACGCGCTGGTCGCGGAGTGCATGGTGGTCGGCGACGGGCGCCCGTTCGTGGGCGCGCTGGTCACGCTCGACGAGGAGTTCCTGGCCCACTGGGCCGCGGACCACGGCAAGCCGGCCGGCTCGACGGCGGCCTCGCTGCGCGAGGACGCGGAGCTGCTGGCGGAGGTGCAGCGGGCGGTGGACGACGGCAACGCGGCGGTCTCCAAGGCGGAATCGGTGCGGAAATTCCGCGTTCTCACCTCCCAGTTCACGGAGGAGGCGGGGCACATCACCCCGTCGCTCAAGCTCAAGCGCAACGTCGTGGCGAAGGACTTCGCCGACGAGATCGAGGCGATCTACACCCACTGA
- a CDS encoding metallophosphoesterase, producing the protein MRVHVVSDVHGNTEGLAKAGDGADALVCLGDLVLFLDYADHSRGIFPDLFGVENADRLVALRTARRFDEARELGRSLWAGLDRDAAIESAVRRQYAEMFAAMPTPTYATYGNVDIPALWPQYAGPGTTVLDGERIEIGGRVFGFVGGGLRTPMRTPFEISDEEYAAKVEALGEVDVLCSHIPPEIPELVYDTVARRFERGSRALLEAIRRTKPRYSLFGHVHQPLARRVRVGRTECVNVGHFAATSAPFALQW; encoded by the coding sequence ATGCGAGTACATGTGGTCAGCGATGTGCACGGGAACACCGAGGGTCTGGCAAAGGCGGGCGACGGCGCGGACGCCCTCGTCTGCCTGGGTGACCTCGTTCTTTTCCTCGACTACGCCGATCACTCGCGCGGCATCTTCCCCGACCTCTTCGGCGTCGAGAACGCCGACCGGCTCGTGGCGCTGCGCACCGCGCGCCGCTTCGACGAGGCCCGCGAGCTGGGCCGATCCCTGTGGGCCGGACTTGACCGGGACGCGGCGATCGAGTCGGCGGTGCGCCGCCAGTACGCCGAGATGTTCGCGGCCATGCCCACCCCTACGTACGCGACCTACGGCAATGTCGACATACCGGCCCTCTGGCCGCAGTACGCGGGACCCGGCACCACCGTCCTGGACGGCGAGCGGATCGAGATCGGCGGGCGGGTCTTCGGCTTCGTGGGCGGCGGGCTGCGCACCCCGATGCGCACCCCCTTCGAGATCTCCGACGAGGAGTACGCGGCCAAGGTTGAGGCGCTCGGCGAGGTCGACGTGCTCTGCTCGCACATCCCGCCGGAGATCCCCGAGCTGGTCTACGACACCGTCGCCCGCCGCTTCGAACGCGGCTCGCGCGCCCTGCTCGAAGCCATCCGCCGGACCAAGCCGCGGTACTCCCTGTTCGGCCACGTCCACCAGCCGCTGGCCCGCCGGGTACGGGTGGGGCGCACCGAGTGCGTCAACGTCGGCCACTTCGCCGCCACCTCCGCGCCCTTCGCCCTCCAGTGGTGA
- a CDS encoding SRPBCC family protein — protein sequence MAEHTSSSITIEAAPAEVMGVIADFDRYPEWTGEVKQAEVLTTDDRGRAAQVRLVLDAGAIKDDHTLAYTWDGPDKVSWSLVKSQMLRALDGSYTLAAAPGGHTQVTYQLTVDVKIPMLGMIKRKAEKVIIDRALDGLKKRVESGAAGTAGGAEKV from the coding sequence ATGGCGGAACACACCAGCTCGTCTATCACCATCGAGGCGGCCCCGGCCGAGGTGATGGGGGTGATCGCCGACTTCGACCGCTACCCGGAGTGGACCGGCGAGGTGAAGCAGGCCGAGGTGCTGACCACCGACGACCGGGGCCGGGCCGCACAGGTCAGGCTGGTCCTCGACGCGGGCGCCATCAAGGACGACCACACCCTCGCCTACACCTGGGACGGCCCGGACAAGGTCAGCTGGAGCCTGGTCAAGTCCCAGATGCTGCGCGCCCTGGACGGCTCCTACACCCTGGCGGCGGCCCCCGGCGGCCACACCCAGGTCACCTACCAGCTGACCGTGGACGTCAAGATCCCCATGCTCGGCATGATCAAGCGCAAGGCCGAGAAGGTCATCATCGACCGCGCGCTCGACGGGCTGAAGAAGCGCGTGGAGAGCGGCGCGGCCGGAACCGCCGGCGGGGCCGAGAAGGTCTGA
- a CDS encoding ArsA family ATPase, with the protein MRTVLVTGPGGAGRTTVAAATALAAARRGERVLLIGTDREDALGPLLGGGEPAGPDVVRIDSGAHFRTELLALQDRAGAALDLLGAGRLDGEELTELPGAEQLALLGAVRESAGGGHDLVVVDMPPVHQSIAALALPAQLRRCLRRLLPPERQAARSLRPVLAQLAGVPMPAQWLYETTARWDAELAAVQAVVEDPGTTVRLVAEPGAAGVAALRTARLGLALHGLTPDAVIANRVLPTGSADRFLAALSGHQQCALKELAEDFEGVPLHEVPHLGRDPRGPEELDELIDGPTGEIGPWAAEDGGAAGAAPWHVEDRLAADGVLVWHLPLPGARKDELGLVRRGDELLLTVGPFRRIVTLPSALRRCTVSGAALTDGVLRVRFAPDPDLWPRAR; encoded by the coding sequence GTGCGCACGGTCCTCGTCACCGGTCCCGGCGGCGCGGGCCGCACCACCGTCGCCGCCGCGACCGCGCTCGCGGCGGCCCGGCGCGGTGAGCGCGTCCTGCTGATCGGCACCGACCGCGAGGACGCGCTCGGCCCGCTGCTCGGCGGCGGGGAACCGGCCGGCCCGGACGTCGTCCGCATCGACTCCGGCGCCCACTTCCGTACCGAACTGCTCGCCCTCCAGGACCGGGCCGGGGCCGCGCTCGACCTCCTGGGCGCGGGCCGCCTGGACGGCGAGGAGCTGACCGAGCTGCCCGGCGCCGAGCAGCTCGCCCTGCTCGGGGCGGTGCGCGAGAGCGCGGGCGGCGGCCACGACCTGGTCGTCGTCGACATGCCGCCGGTCCACCAGAGCATCGCCGCCCTCGCCCTGCCCGCCCAGCTGCGCCGCTGTCTGCGCCGCCTGCTGCCGCCCGAGCGGCAGGCCGCCCGCTCGCTGCGCCCGGTCCTCGCCCAGCTCGCCGGGGTCCCGATGCCCGCGCAGTGGCTGTACGAGACGACCGCCCGCTGGGACGCGGAACTGGCCGCCGTGCAGGCCGTGGTGGAGGACCCGGGCACGACCGTACGGCTGGTCGCCGAGCCCGGCGCGGCCGGCGTCGCCGCCCTGCGCACCGCCCGGCTCGGGCTGGCGCTGCACGGACTGACGCCGGACGCGGTGATCGCCAACCGGGTGCTGCCCACCGGCTCGGCCGACCGCTTCCTCGCTGCGCTCTCCGGGCACCAGCAGTGCGCGCTCAAGGAGCTGGCCGAGGACTTCGAGGGCGTACCGCTGCACGAGGTCCCGCACCTGGGCCGCGACCCGCGGGGCCCCGAGGAGCTCGACGAGCTGATCGACGGGCCGACCGGGGAGATCGGGCCGTGGGCCGCCGAGGACGGCGGGGCCGCGGGAGCCGCGCCGTGGCACGTGGAGGACCGCCTGGCCGCCGACGGCGTACTGGTGTGGCACCTGCCGCTGCCCGGCGCCCGCAAGGACGAGCTGGGGCTGGTGCGCCGGGGGGACGAACTCCTGCTCACCGTCGGCCCGTTCCGCCGGATCGTCACCCTGCCCTCGGCGCTGCGCCGCTGCACGGTCTCCGGCGCCGCGCTCACCGACGGCGTGCTGCGCGTCCGGTTCGCCCCCGACCCGGACCTGTGGCCCCGCGCGCGCTGA
- a CDS encoding DUF5304 family protein produces the protein MSEATERPAPDADAWADACAEDLAEEKARRRVAYGPPPGSAAEELRKLVDAVADKFSDLQSSLPGMAAQGAVQQLISQAKAVVEPVIERNPQVFDHLAAAGGELLAAYRSAVEGQERRWASGGPKKGDGGAGAGPGEHIDLD, from the coding sequence ATGAGCGAAGCCACCGAGCGTCCCGCCCCGGACGCGGATGCCTGGGCCGACGCGTGCGCCGAGGACCTCGCCGAGGAGAAGGCGCGCCGCCGCGTCGCCTACGGCCCGCCGCCCGGGTCGGCCGCCGAGGAGCTGCGCAAACTGGTCGACGCGGTCGCCGACAAATTCTCCGACCTGCAGTCCTCGCTGCCCGGCATGGCCGCGCAGGGCGCCGTGCAGCAGCTCATCAGCCAGGCGAAGGCGGTCGTCGAGCCGGTCATCGAGCGCAACCCGCAGGTCTTCGACCACCTCGCCGCGGCGGGCGGCGAACTGCTCGCCGCCTACCGGTCCGCGGTCGAGGGCCAGGAGCGCCGCTGGGCGTCCGGCGGGCCCAAGAAGGGCGACGGCGGGGCGGGCGCGGGCCCCGGCGAGCACATCGACCTGGACTGA